In Vicia villosa cultivar HV-30 ecotype Madison, WI unplaced genomic scaffold, Vvil1.0 ctg.000423F_1_1_1, whole genome shotgun sequence, the following are encoded in one genomic region:
- the LOC131628121 gene encoding subtilisin-like protease SBT3 isoform X3: MDLNFLFSLLLIAPCFLLTFHANAEITSTYIIHMNKSLFPQIFTTHHDWFESTVQSLKSKTLAFDDHGHGHDQDQSSKKSMKTLVYTYDNAMYGFSAVLSSKELESLKNTDGFVAAYQDRTVTVDTTHTYEFLNLDSPSGLWHASNFGEDIIVGVIDSGVWPESKSFRDDGMTKKIPSKWKGTCEIGQEFNASMCNFKLIGARYFNKGVIASNPNVTILMNSARDFRGHGTHTSSTVAGNYVKGASYFGYAKGVARGIAPKARLAMYKTIWAEGRLASDVLAGMDQAIVDGVDVISISMGFDGAPLYEDPIAIASFAAMEKGIVVSSSAGNAGPDLGTLHNGIPWLITVAAGTVDRTFGTLVLGNGQNIIGWTLFPANAIVENLPLVYNKTLSSCNSEKLLSQVIKQVVLFCDDESTTNSTSVFHQINTVAETNVLGAVFVSENPKLIDLANIYSPIIVIKPKDAESVINYAKTHQNPTASIRFQQTYVGIKPAPTAAEYSSRGPSHSFPWILKPDIMAPGSRILAAYVPRKESGRIGSNVFLSSDFNFLSGTSMACPHVSGVVALLKSANPQWSAAAIRSALITTANPMDNTQSPIKDNGYPTQQASPLAIGAGEIDPNRAMNPGDGAVTYKAKVTLPKGCLVTVSPDILSFSYKNEKQSYYVVIKCVMYKKENVSSGDLVWAEDGGTHTVRSPIVVAPSGIV; encoded by the exons ATGGACCTTAATTTTCTCTTTTCACTTCTTCTCATTGCTCCTTGCTTTCTATTAACCTTTCATGCCAATGCTGAGATAACTTCTACATATATAATCCATATGAACAAATCCCTCTTTCCTCAAATCTTCACTACTCATCATGATTGGTTCGAATCCACCGTTCAATCCTTAAAATCAAAAACACTAGCATTTGATGATCATGGTCATGGtcatgatcaagatcaatcatcGAAGAAATCAATGAAGACACTAGTGTACACCTATGATAATGCCATGTATGGCTTTAGTGCTGTTCTATCTTCAAAGGAGTTAGAGAGTCTTAAGAACACTGATGGCTTTGTTGCAGCATATCAAGATAGAACAGTCACCGTTGACACAACTCATACCTATGAGTTTCTGAACCTAGATTCTCCGAGTGGACTATGGCATGCTTCGAATTTCGGTGAGGATATAATTGTTGGAGTTATTGATTCTGGTGTATGGCCGGAGAGTAAAAGCTTTCGAGACGATGGCATGACGAAGAAAATTCCAAGCAAATGGAAAGGAACATGTGAAATTGGTCAAGAGTTTAATGCTTCGATGTGCAACTTCAAGTTGATTGGAGCTAGATATTTCAACAAAGGAGTCATTGCTTCCAATCCAAATGTGACAATCCTCATGAACTCGGCTAGAGACTTTAGAGGACATGGAACTCACACATCATCAACTGTTGCAGGTAACTATGTTAAGGgagcttcttattttggttatgCTAAAGGAGTAGCAAGAGGCATTGCACCAAAAGCTAGGCTTGCTATGTATAAAACCATTTGGGCAGAAGGCCGTTTGGCTTCCGATGTTTTAGCTGGAATGGACCAAGCAATTGTTGATGGTGTTGACGTGATTTCAATTTCCATGGGATTCGATGGTGCTCCGCTGTACGAAGATCCTATTGCAATAGCTTCTTTTGCAGCTATGGAGAAAGGGATTGTTGTTTCATCTTCTGCAGGTAATGCAGGACCTGATCTTGGAACCTTGCACAATGGCATCCCTTGGCTAATTACAGTGGCTGCAGGAACAGTAGACAGAACTTTTGGAACTCTTGTTTTGGGAAATGGACAAAACATCATTGGTTGGACTTTGTTTCCAGCAAATGCTATAGTGGAAAATCTCCCACTTGTTTACAACAAAACTTTATCTTCATGCAACTCAGAAAAATTGTTATCTCAAGTTATCAAACAAGTAGTCCTTTTTTGTGACGACGAATCAACGACAAACTCAACATCAGTGTTTCATCAAATCAATACTGTTGCAGAAACAAATGTGTTAGGAGCAGTTTTTGTTTCTGAAAATCCTAAATTAATCGATTTAGCAAATATTTACTCCCCGATTATCGTAATCAAGCCAAAAGACGCAGAATCCGTGATCAACTATGCAAAAACACATCAAAATCCAACAGCAAGTATTAGGTTTCAACAAACATATGTTGGAATAAAGCCAGCACCAACTGCAGCAGAATACTCATCAAGAGGTCCTTCACATAGCTTTCCATGGATTTTGAAGCCTGACATAATGGCACCGGGCTCTAGAATTCTCGCTGCTTATGTTCCTCGCAAAGAATCAGGTAGAATCGGCTCAAATGTGTTCTTATCAAGTGACTTCAATTTCCTGTCAGGCACATCAATGGCTTGCCCTCATGTTTCCGGCGTTGTTGCTCTTCTGAAATCTGCAAATCCACAATGGAGTGCTGCTGCTATAAGATCTGCATTAATAACCACAGCTAATCCTATGGATAACACCCAAAGTCCTATAAAGGATAACGGTTACCCTACTCAACAAGCTTCTCCTCTCGCTATCGGTGCTGGTGAGATCGATCCTAATAGAGCAATGAATCCAG GTGATGGTGCTGTTACATATAAAGCTAAAGTGACACTTCCAAAAGGTTGTTTGGTGACAGTGTCACCTGATATATTAAGTTTCAGTTACAAAAATGAGAAACAAAGTTACTATGTTGTCATAAAGTGTGTTATGTACAAGAAGGAAAATGTTTCATCTGGGGATCTTGTTTGGGCTGAAGATGGTGGAACACATACTGTTAGAAGTCCTATTGTAGTGGCACCAAGTGGAATTGTATga
- the LOC131628121 gene encoding subtilisin-like protease SBT3 isoform X1 yields the protein MDLNFLFSLLLIAPCFLLTFHANAEITSTYIIHMNKSLFPQIFTTHHDWFESTVQSLKSKTLAFDDHGHGHDQDQSSKKSMKTLVYTYDNAMYGFSAVLSSKELESLKNTDGFVAAYQDRTVTVDTTHTYEFLNLDSPSGLWHASNFGEDIIVGVIDSGVWPESKSFRDDGMTKKIPSKWKGTCEIGQEFNASMCNFKLIGARYFNKGVIASNPNVTILMNSARDFRGHGTHTSSTVAGNYVKGASYFGYAKGVARGIAPKARLAMYKTIWAEGRLASDVLAGMDQAIVDGVDVISISMGFDGAPLYEDPIAIASFAAMEKGIVVSSSAGNAGPDLGTLHNGIPWLITVAAGTVDRTFGTLVLGNGQNIIGWTLFPANAIVENLPLVYNKTLSSCNSEKLLSQVIKQVVLFCDDESTTNSTSVFHQINTVAETNVLGAVFVSENPKLIDLANIYSPIIVIKPKDAESVINYAKTHQNPTASIRFQQTYVGIKPAPTAAEYSSRGPSHSFPWILKPDIMAPGSRILAAYVPRKESGRIGSNVFLSSDFNFLSGTSMACPHVSGVVALLKSANPQWSAAAIRSALITTANPMDNTQSPIKDNGYPTQQASPLAIGAGEIDPNRAMNPGLIYDVTPQDYVNLLCGLNFTKNQILTITRSGSYDCENPSLDLNYPSFIAFYSNKTRSMVHKFKRTVTNVGDGAVTYKAKVTLPKGCLVTVSPDILSFSYKNEKQSYYVVIKCVMYKKENVSSGDLVWAEDGGTHTVRSPIVVAPSGIV from the coding sequence ATGGACCTTAATTTTCTCTTTTCACTTCTTCTCATTGCTCCTTGCTTTCTATTAACCTTTCATGCCAATGCTGAGATAACTTCTACATATATAATCCATATGAACAAATCCCTCTTTCCTCAAATCTTCACTACTCATCATGATTGGTTCGAATCCACCGTTCAATCCTTAAAATCAAAAACACTAGCATTTGATGATCATGGTCATGGtcatgatcaagatcaatcatcGAAGAAATCAATGAAGACACTAGTGTACACCTATGATAATGCCATGTATGGCTTTAGTGCTGTTCTATCTTCAAAGGAGTTAGAGAGTCTTAAGAACACTGATGGCTTTGTTGCAGCATATCAAGATAGAACAGTCACCGTTGACACAACTCATACCTATGAGTTTCTGAACCTAGATTCTCCGAGTGGACTATGGCATGCTTCGAATTTCGGTGAGGATATAATTGTTGGAGTTATTGATTCTGGTGTATGGCCGGAGAGTAAAAGCTTTCGAGACGATGGCATGACGAAGAAAATTCCAAGCAAATGGAAAGGAACATGTGAAATTGGTCAAGAGTTTAATGCTTCGATGTGCAACTTCAAGTTGATTGGAGCTAGATATTTCAACAAAGGAGTCATTGCTTCCAATCCAAATGTGACAATCCTCATGAACTCGGCTAGAGACTTTAGAGGACATGGAACTCACACATCATCAACTGTTGCAGGTAACTATGTTAAGGgagcttcttattttggttatgCTAAAGGAGTAGCAAGAGGCATTGCACCAAAAGCTAGGCTTGCTATGTATAAAACCATTTGGGCAGAAGGCCGTTTGGCTTCCGATGTTTTAGCTGGAATGGACCAAGCAATTGTTGATGGTGTTGACGTGATTTCAATTTCCATGGGATTCGATGGTGCTCCGCTGTACGAAGATCCTATTGCAATAGCTTCTTTTGCAGCTATGGAGAAAGGGATTGTTGTTTCATCTTCTGCAGGTAATGCAGGACCTGATCTTGGAACCTTGCACAATGGCATCCCTTGGCTAATTACAGTGGCTGCAGGAACAGTAGACAGAACTTTTGGAACTCTTGTTTTGGGAAATGGACAAAACATCATTGGTTGGACTTTGTTTCCAGCAAATGCTATAGTGGAAAATCTCCCACTTGTTTACAACAAAACTTTATCTTCATGCAACTCAGAAAAATTGTTATCTCAAGTTATCAAACAAGTAGTCCTTTTTTGTGACGACGAATCAACGACAAACTCAACATCAGTGTTTCATCAAATCAATACTGTTGCAGAAACAAATGTGTTAGGAGCAGTTTTTGTTTCTGAAAATCCTAAATTAATCGATTTAGCAAATATTTACTCCCCGATTATCGTAATCAAGCCAAAAGACGCAGAATCCGTGATCAACTATGCAAAAACACATCAAAATCCAACAGCAAGTATTAGGTTTCAACAAACATATGTTGGAATAAAGCCAGCACCAACTGCAGCAGAATACTCATCAAGAGGTCCTTCACATAGCTTTCCATGGATTTTGAAGCCTGACATAATGGCACCGGGCTCTAGAATTCTCGCTGCTTATGTTCCTCGCAAAGAATCAGGTAGAATCGGCTCAAATGTGTTCTTATCAAGTGACTTCAATTTCCTGTCAGGCACATCAATGGCTTGCCCTCATGTTTCCGGCGTTGTTGCTCTTCTGAAATCTGCAAATCCACAATGGAGTGCTGCTGCTATAAGATCTGCATTAATAACCACAGCTAATCCTATGGATAACACCCAAAGTCCTATAAAGGATAACGGTTACCCTACTCAACAAGCTTCTCCTCTCGCTATCGGTGCTGGTGAGATCGATCCTAATAGAGCAATGAATCCAGGTTTGATATATGATGTTACTCCACAAGACTATGTTAATCTCCTATGTGGTTTAAACTTCACAAAGAACCAAATTTTAACAATTACAAGATCAGGTTCTTATGATTGTGAAAACCCTTCTTTGGATCTTAATTACCCTTCATTTATAGCTTTTTACAGTAAcaaaacaagatcaatggttcATAAATTTAAGAGGACTGTTACTAATGTAGGTGATGGTGCTGTTACATATAAAGCTAAAGTGACACTTCCAAAAGGTTGTTTGGTGACAGTGTCACCTGATATATTAAGTTTCAGTTACAAAAATGAGAAACAAAGTTACTATGTTGTCATAAAGTGTGTTATGTACAAGAAGGAAAATGTTTCATCTGGGGATCTTGTTTGGGCTGAAGATGGTGGAACACATACTGTTAGAAGTCCTATTGTAGTGGCACCAAGTGGAATTGTATga
- the LOC131628121 gene encoding subtilisin-like protease SBT3 isoform X2, with the protein MDLNFLFSLLLIAPCFLLTFHANAEITSTYIIHMNKSLFPQIFTTHHDWFESTVQSLKSKTLAFDDHGHGHDQDQSSKKSMKTLVYTYDNAMYGFSAVLSSKELESLKNTDGFVAAYQDRTVTVDTTHTYEFLNLDSPSGLWHASNFGEDIIVGVIDSGVWPESKSFRDDGMTKKIPSKWKGTCEIGQEFNASMCNFKLIGARYFNKGVIASNPNVTILMNSARDFRGHGTHTSSTVAGNYVKGASYFGYAKGVARGIAPKARLAMYKTIWAEGRLASDVLAGMDQAIVDGVDVISISMGFDGAPLYEDPIAIASFAAMEKGIVVSSSAGNAGPDLGTLHNGIPWLITVAAGTVDRTFGTLVLGNGQNIIGWTLFPANAIVENLPLVYNKTLSSCNSEKLLSQVIKQVVLFCDDESTTNSTSVFHQINTVAETNVLGAVFVSENPKLIDLANIYSPIIVIKPKDAESVINYAKTHQNPTASIRFQQTYVGIKPAPTAAEYSSRGPSHSFPWILKPDIMAPGSRILAAYVPRKESGRIGSNVFLSSDFNFLSGTSMACPHVSGVVALLKSANPQWSAAAIRSALITTANPMDNTQSPIKDNGYPTQQASPLAIGAGEIDPNRAMNPGLIYDVTPQDYVNLLCGLNFTKNQILTITRSGDGAVTYKAKVTLPKGCLVTVSPDILSFSYKNEKQSYYVVIKCVMYKKENVSSGDLVWAEDGGTHTVRSPIVVAPSGIV; encoded by the exons ATGGACCTTAATTTTCTCTTTTCACTTCTTCTCATTGCTCCTTGCTTTCTATTAACCTTTCATGCCAATGCTGAGATAACTTCTACATATATAATCCATATGAACAAATCCCTCTTTCCTCAAATCTTCACTACTCATCATGATTGGTTCGAATCCACCGTTCAATCCTTAAAATCAAAAACACTAGCATTTGATGATCATGGTCATGGtcatgatcaagatcaatcatcGAAGAAATCAATGAAGACACTAGTGTACACCTATGATAATGCCATGTATGGCTTTAGTGCTGTTCTATCTTCAAAGGAGTTAGAGAGTCTTAAGAACACTGATGGCTTTGTTGCAGCATATCAAGATAGAACAGTCACCGTTGACACAACTCATACCTATGAGTTTCTGAACCTAGATTCTCCGAGTGGACTATGGCATGCTTCGAATTTCGGTGAGGATATAATTGTTGGAGTTATTGATTCTGGTGTATGGCCGGAGAGTAAAAGCTTTCGAGACGATGGCATGACGAAGAAAATTCCAAGCAAATGGAAAGGAACATGTGAAATTGGTCAAGAGTTTAATGCTTCGATGTGCAACTTCAAGTTGATTGGAGCTAGATATTTCAACAAAGGAGTCATTGCTTCCAATCCAAATGTGACAATCCTCATGAACTCGGCTAGAGACTTTAGAGGACATGGAACTCACACATCATCAACTGTTGCAGGTAACTATGTTAAGGgagcttcttattttggttatgCTAAAGGAGTAGCAAGAGGCATTGCACCAAAAGCTAGGCTTGCTATGTATAAAACCATTTGGGCAGAAGGCCGTTTGGCTTCCGATGTTTTAGCTGGAATGGACCAAGCAATTGTTGATGGTGTTGACGTGATTTCAATTTCCATGGGATTCGATGGTGCTCCGCTGTACGAAGATCCTATTGCAATAGCTTCTTTTGCAGCTATGGAGAAAGGGATTGTTGTTTCATCTTCTGCAGGTAATGCAGGACCTGATCTTGGAACCTTGCACAATGGCATCCCTTGGCTAATTACAGTGGCTGCAGGAACAGTAGACAGAACTTTTGGAACTCTTGTTTTGGGAAATGGACAAAACATCATTGGTTGGACTTTGTTTCCAGCAAATGCTATAGTGGAAAATCTCCCACTTGTTTACAACAAAACTTTATCTTCATGCAACTCAGAAAAATTGTTATCTCAAGTTATCAAACAAGTAGTCCTTTTTTGTGACGACGAATCAACGACAAACTCAACATCAGTGTTTCATCAAATCAATACTGTTGCAGAAACAAATGTGTTAGGAGCAGTTTTTGTTTCTGAAAATCCTAAATTAATCGATTTAGCAAATATTTACTCCCCGATTATCGTAATCAAGCCAAAAGACGCAGAATCCGTGATCAACTATGCAAAAACACATCAAAATCCAACAGCAAGTATTAGGTTTCAACAAACATATGTTGGAATAAAGCCAGCACCAACTGCAGCAGAATACTCATCAAGAGGTCCTTCACATAGCTTTCCATGGATTTTGAAGCCTGACATAATGGCACCGGGCTCTAGAATTCTCGCTGCTTATGTTCCTCGCAAAGAATCAGGTAGAATCGGCTCAAATGTGTTCTTATCAAGTGACTTCAATTTCCTGTCAGGCACATCAATGGCTTGCCCTCATGTTTCCGGCGTTGTTGCTCTTCTGAAATCTGCAAATCCACAATGGAGTGCTGCTGCTATAAGATCTGCATTAATAACCACAGCTAATCCTATGGATAACACCCAAAGTCCTATAAAGGATAACGGTTACCCTACTCAACAAGCTTCTCCTCTCGCTATCGGTGCTGGTGAGATCGATCCTAATAGAGCAATGAATCCAGGTTTGATATATGATGTTACTCCACAAGACTATGTTAATCTCCTATGTGGTTTAAACTTCACAAAGAACCAAATTTTAACAATTACAAGATCAG GTGATGGTGCTGTTACATATAAAGCTAAAGTGACACTTCCAAAAGGTTGTTTGGTGACAGTGTCACCTGATATATTAAGTTTCAGTTACAAAAATGAGAAACAAAGTTACTATGTTGTCATAAAGTGTGTTATGTACAAGAAGGAAAATGTTTCATCTGGGGATCTTGTTTGGGCTGAAGATGGTGGAACACATACTGTTAGAAGTCCTATTGTAGTGGCACCAAGTGGAATTGTATga